The Daphnia pulex isolate KAP4 chromosome 7, ASM2113471v1 genome includes the window GTGTTGTTTGTTCCAGGTTAAATAGCCCTGAAAAAGCTgcacttttgattttttttccctccatcattcctcttttatttttcttaatttttaaaaagatttacaTTGAATATTGTTTGATCAGATCGGATCAGATTTGACCCATTTATAATTATGACGACATGTACatgttttgctatttttaaaCTGTGTAGGGTACTGGCCCGTCAAAAGGAACAAGCCATGACGTCAGTGTCAatcgccatttcttttttggggggtttcaGTTAATTATTTATCGAAGGcatacaatttaaatttatgttttcatCATTAATGGTTATTATTTGTCAGATTGTGACATTGTCGTTTTTTATCTTCTGATtttaggaaataaaaattcagccTGGTAGGCGCGGCCCTTCCCCGTAGTACCCCTAGCGGCAGGGGCCAATAGCTCAACCCCTGAATCCGGGGGCCATCTTAATTTTACCCTCAGTCGCCTCGATTAGATGACCGTTGCATAAAGTTCGTCGTAGTCTTTGTtcgatttaattaaaattgcaaGGGTTGTGCTCAGATTATGAGCGAAGCGAAACGCACAGAAATGTctgataaaaataagaatatccAAGTCTTTGTCCGAGTTCGGTAAGggcgtttatttttctaactGTCTTTTTGCTACTCAACATAACGTTATTTTTTCCATGGCAAATTTTCAAGGCCTGCTAGCTCGCAAGAGAAAGCAACCCGTTCACCCATTGTGGTTAAAACTCAAACTAGCAACAAGAAAGAAGTGCAGGTGGTTGAGAAGAGTTcgctaaaaaaatctttcagcTTTGATCGGGTCTTTGGAAGCATTGCAAAGCAAATTGATGTCTACAGAGTTGTTGCCGCTCCATTGGTGAATGAAGTGCTGGCAGGCTATAACTGCACTGTATTTGCATATGGACCAACGGGGACAGCAGGCAAAACTTTCACCATGGAAGGTGATAGGCGTGACAAATTGTCATCTTCATGCAAGATAGTAAGTTTTTCGAAAACAGAACTTGTTCATGGTTAAgactttgttttaaattttggtttgttaACTCATTTAGGACTCATTTTCTGGAATCATTCCTAGAACACTGTCAGATCTGTTCGATGAATTGAGGATTCAAGAAGTTGATGGTACAGTTCGTGTttcatttattgaaatttccaATGAAGACATCTATGATTTGCTGTCTGGAACTGATGACACTACAAAACTTTGGTGAgtcattcatttcattatccTAATCATTTTTGTGACCGTTTAGTAAAAACACATTTGTCTTTCAATTTGTTAAAGCTTGTATGATGACGCAACCAAGAAGGGCTCAGTCATTATCCGAGGCATGGAGGAGGTAACTGTGCACAACAATAACGAAGTGAGTTTTTCCTGGTTTCTATTGTCttccatttcaacattttaaggCTGCTTTAAGTCCGTTGTTTACCATCTGTTATTTCATGGTTATTTATCTTACAGGTTTACAGTATTTTGGCTAAAGGCTCGCTTAAGCGTCAAACAATAGCCACGCTAATGAATGCCCATTCGAGTCGCTCGCATACCATCTTCTCCATCACTGTTCACATCAAGGAGAACAACGACGGCGAGGAGCCTATGAAGATTGGCAAACTGAACCTGGTCGATTTGGCCGGGAGTGAGAACATTGGTCGATCTGGGGCCGTTGAACGCCGAGCTCGTAAAGCCAGATATATTAATCAATCATTGCTCACACTTGGTCGTGTTATCACTTCCCTCGTCGAGCGTGCTTCACACATCCCATACAGGTATATAATTTAAACGGAATGATTCGACTGCGCCCTACGGCCACAAAAATGGATGCGTCATTCAACGCGTTAATAACGTTATAATGGAaatgtttctcttctcttggAATCATTTAGTCAGTCGAAACTGACACACTTGCTTCAGGACTCTCTGGGCGGCCGAACTAAAACGTCTATCATCGCCACCATCTCGCCAGCGGCCGCCAACCTGGAGGAGACTCTATCAACCCTCGACTACGCCTTCCGAGCCAAGAACATCACCAACCGACCCGAGGTCAATCAGAAGCTCACGAAAAATGCCCTACTCAAGGTAATCATCGCATACTTGAGAGTGCGCGGAATCCTATCAGCTTTCTCCTCCGCCCTCATCTGACTTGTCTCGAAATATCCTGGCCGGTGTTAACGACCTATCCCACACTACTTACTGCCGCTGCTTGGCTTGACTAATGACATGGGCCTTTCCACACACGCAACCATTTGTATTTaaagttggtggtggtggatgttATTAGGAGTCCGTCTAGAGCAGTTTAGGCACCGTCCCTTAccaaaagggagagaaagacCACACAATCAAATGCTGAGTCATTCCTATTTTCCCTTCGAGAT containing:
- the LOC124198560 gene encoding kinesin-like protein KIF11-A encodes the protein MSEAKRTEMSDKNKNIQVFVRVRPASSQEKATRSPIVVKTQTSNKKEVQVVEKSSLKKSFSFDRVFGSIAKQIDVYRVVAAPLVNEVLAGYNCTVFAYGPTGTAGKTFTMEGDRRDKLSSSCKIDSFSGIIPRTLSDLFDELRIQEVDGTVRVSFIEISNEDIYDLLSGTDDTTKLCLYDDATKKGSVIIRGMEEVTVHNNNEVYSILAKGSLKRQTIATLMNAHSSRSHTIFSITVHIKENNDGEEPMKIGKLNLVDLAGSENIGRSGAVERRARKARYINQSLLTLGRVITSLVERASHIPYSQSKLTHLLQDSLGGRTKTSIIATISPAAANLEETLSTLDYAFRAKNITNRPEVNQKLTKNALLKISELGAVGDDSDFPRPIFNKSQIVFRMFIKNITMALLHPWQESTFCFL